The sequence TGatttgaaattgaaaaaaaaaagaaggtaaAAGGATGCTTGGCAATGGAGTTGTTGGGATCCTCGCCGAGTCGTGTAACAAATGGGAAAGAAGAGTGCCTTTGACACCATCACACTGCGCACGCCTTCTAAATAGAGGCAGGGACGGAAGTGGAGTGGCTCGCATAATAGTTCAGCCATCGACAAAGAGAATTCATCATGATGCAATGTATGAGGATGTTGGTTGTGAAATATCAGAGGACTTATCTGAGTGTGGCCTCATTGTGGGAGTAAAACAACCCAAGGTGGGACTAGTGACTAGTTtcttgttgtttgtttttaacCAAGCAGGAAGCTATATATAAGAATTGTGATATAATTTTTGCAGCTGGAGATGATCCTTCCTGATAGAGCTTATGCCTTCTTTTCCCATACTCACAAGGCCCAGAAAGAAAACATGCCATTGCTTGATAAGGTATACATATATCCTTATTCAGATCAAGTAGGGTGGAATAAAGTTTTATGATTGTGTTGATTTTGAGTTTGATGTGTAGATCCTAACAGAGAGGGCGTCGCTATATGATTATGAACTTATCGTTGGGGACCACGGGAAAAGATTACTTGCTTTTGGGAAATATGCTGGGAGAGCAGGACTTGTTGATTTCTTGCATGGATTAGGACAGCGTATGATCCACTACTTAGAAGAATAttcagttttataattattaattctGATCAAGTGTGATGATATAGGGTTCAATGTTCATCTGGTGACAGTTTAATAGTTATTGTTTTTCTTGGCTTCTAACAGTCCAAGCATTTCAGTTTGTTGATCATCCAATTTTGCTGAAATAAATATCTTCTGCTAAAATTTGGAGTGTACTTGCTGAATTCATTCTGGTGTTACTTCAAAAATTTTAATTTCAGGGTACCTAAGCCTCGGATATTCAACACCGTTTCTCTCATTGGGTTCATCTTACATGTATTCCTCCTTGGCTGCTGCCAAAGCTGCTGTAATTTCTGTGGCTGAAGAGATAGCAACGCTGGGATTGCCATCGGGGATTTGCCCTCTCGTTTTTGTATTTACTGGTTCAGGAAATGGTATGCATAATATTGCCTATATATGAATTCAGTATCATGAATTTCGAAGATGCTGGTTGTAGTGCTAATTTGGTTACGTTCAACTGCTTGGATatactaaatatatatttaagaattttttttgaGCTTTTGAGCTTAGCATTTTACTTTAAAATTTCTATTGGCAAcaatatttagtttttttacatattaataCACCTAATAgattttcttcctttttgctTTAATTCCATAAATGGATTTGATCTTCTAATATTGTCTTACATCATGATAAACTTTCTGTTGCTGTTTTTCTTTATAGTTTCCCAAGGCGCACAAGAGATTTTTAAGCTTCTTCCTCATACTTTTGTTGATCCAAGCAGACTTCCAGAACTATTTGCTCAAGTAAGCTTGAAGGAACAGTATTCGTAGCATGTATACTTGCTTTAATGGTGTAGGGATCCTCTAGAGTTAAAAatcctctagagttggtggagttgtaatctcaaccattaattgcaaaattaatggatgagatttaattgataaattttaatatttaattagtcatttattgatcaatcaaatctcatccattcattttgcaattaatggttgagatgattacaactccaccaactctagaggatttcaactctagaggatccctAGGCGCTTTTAATGATACTGTGACGAAGTACTTAGACATCAATAGACGCTTCCTAATGTTTAGGCCACAATTCTACGTTCGGATTCATGCCAGCACTCGTtactaattattttattttaatttattgttgTAATATTTTACATTATCTATCATGTCTATTGGGCATTGAGTTTATATATGACGATCATTTCACTTGCAACCCTTGATTTTGATAGGCCAGTGAATCAAGTCCTACATCAAGAACATTAAAGAGAGTATATCAAGTTTATGGTTGTATTGTGACTAGTAAAGATATGGTTGAACCTGCAGAGCCTTCCAAAACGTTTGACAAAGTGAGTAGTCATTCAAATTTCTTTATAAATTGTCAAACTACATAAGAGCTATTCTTAAGGCTCATCTCTCAACTTATACCTACACCCTTCAAGTTCAAGTGGCTTTTACATGCAAGAATATATTAGAGATAATACATAAAAGTTATTGTAGGCTTTAACTGTCAGCGTTCCATGACAAAATAAAGTTACCCCAGTCTCAGACTCCTGATCTTATTACCAGCTGTAATTGGCTTTCAACTTTATGGTTGCTTAATCCAAAAAGTGCTTGATTGTTTATCCTTTAATTTTTGAGGATACAGTCAACGATTCCTTAAAAGCCAGTCAATAGATCAATTTTATTCAGATAATAGTGCGCATTTTGCTGATGCAGGacattttgttttcttttcaggCAGATTATTATGCACACCCAGAACAGTACAAACCCATCTTCCATGAAAAAATAGGTCCATACGCATCTGTCATTGGTATGTGATATTATTTCTTTAAATATCTTTTCATGTAAAATACGGGGATCATCTAGTGAAATTCTTATATAGTCAGTAATGGTTCAATGGACACGTACCAATTTTTCTGTTCAAGTTGACACGTACCTAATAACATGCAAGTCCATGTTGACCTGGAAAATTTTCTCAAATTTCATTAATTCCAAGCTTCGACAATATCTATATTGAAAGGTCTCTCCTTCATTTCCTCTGTTCTCCCTATGTCTCGATTGTTTTGAGTTGTGGGCCATAGCACGGGCATGGGGCTGTCTTTTGGAAACTTCAATCAGTGATCAGGAGCTTTTTTTCGTTAATTGGAGTGTcgaaaaaaataagaagaaaaaagaatttTGCTTTAGACCCCTGAACGCTTGTGGGTCTACTTCCGCTAAGAGCAAAAGGTTTTTTATTCTTTGCAGTCAGTCATAAGGATCACTCTGCACATATTTAACAACTGAAAGACTgcaatttttatgttttctgttgctattgatttaatttaatgatTGGGTAATCGTTGTTTTTAGAAAAGAGTAATTCAGATTCAGCGGAAAACTTCTATTcttgaagtgtttttttttCCGTGGATCttcttttatactttttttttctgatttttctttttctttttctcaatcATTTGATTTTGCACAATTATAGTCAATTGCATGTACTGGGAGAAGAGATTTCCTAGATTGTTGAGCACCCAACAGCTTCAAGATCTAACAAGGAAAGGGTGCCCTCTTATTGGAATTGCTGATATAAGTTGTGATATTGGAGGGTCTATAGAGTTTATTAATCAAACCACTTCAATTGACTATCCATTTTTCAGGTACAGAGCTACTTGTTTCTCATTTCGGTAGAAGGTATTCATGCCTTGCTGTTTTCTTGCCTGATCCATGATTGTATGTCAACATTAGACCATGCTTAAGTATCTTTGATTTTGACTGTCATAATTGAGATGATATATGAGAAAGAAAACTTGTGCTTGGACGTGCAACATGAATTGTGCTTGGACGTGCAACATGAATTTGTTTTGTTAGTAACTAGCAAGCAAAAGCTTTATCTCCTgaattttgttttcaattttcagCAATAGATGTAAAGTTAATTGCCGTTTTTACTATAATTACTTCTTAATATCAGATACGATCCCTTGAATGATTCATACCATCATGACATTGAGGGAAATGGTGTGATATGCTCTTCTGTTGACATTCTTCCTACAGAATTCGCGAAAGAGGTTTGTCGTCTTCGTCCCTGCATAGTTCTTAAGAATTTCACATTTATGTTATTTTGTGTCTAGTTTTTCTAGTTTACATTTTCTGGTAACATGAAACATACTTCCATCATCAAAGGCTTCTCAACATTTCGGAGACATACTATCCCAATTTATTGGCGGTCTGGCCTCTACAACTGACATAACCAAGTTACCTTCACATCTAAGGAGAGCTTGCATAGCACATGGTGGGACATTAACCCCCTTGTTTGAATATATTCTGCGAATGCGTAAATCTGATTCAGAGTAAGCTCCTGGTTCCAGATTTCAGTTTGTATTTCCTTACCGTTGTACTAGCATGCATGCTAATTGTTGTGGGATTCATTGGATCTGAACTGTGAACATTGACTTGAACAATTCGATTATCCAAGAAGTTATATGCTTTCTTGTAATGGGTCCATGggttttttgttttgatgtcGTTGGTTCAGTTAGGTGTATATAAAAAGTAGGCCATAGTGAAAACCTTAAGACAGAGACATGCAAGATATTGAGGCAAAGAAAAACAAGTGAGAAATTCTTAATGACGGTATATCGTTAGAGGGAATATTTGGAAACCCATATTGCTGAAATCAATATAATATAGAATGATATAGTTCATCGTTTAACTTGGTCTTCTGATACATGAGTTTGGAGAGGGAGTTAAGAAGAAACAAGGAACAAGTGGAGAAATTTTGGGACTTTTTTCATATGTAACTAACTATTGAATCAATTTTTATGTGATTCTCTTTAATAAGTAGTATGCATACCCTTCATTTGTATGCAGAGATATGCCAGAAAATTCTGCAAATTCACATTCCAGCAAGAAGAAATTCAATACATTGGTATGTCAATTTTGCTTACATGTTTGGATATTCTGCACGAATTTTCATCAATGGATAATACAATCTTGTCTCCTTTATGTAatgttttaaatattatattgtCTTCCAAAACCACTTTTATTTGTCCAATCGTTCCTAATGTTGTTATGATCGACAGGTATCTCTGAGTGGTCATCTTTTTGATAAGTTCTTAATAAATGAGGCTTTGGATATTATCGAAGCTGCTGGCGGTTCCTTTCACTTGGTCAAGTGTCAAGTTGGTCAAAGTGCTGATGCTACCTCGTACTCAGAACTTGAAGTAAGTTGATCCTCAGTTGGGTACTTGGGTTTGATTTTGGAACTAAAAGATTCTCTAGCCACATTAAAGTCAAGTCATATATGTTCGCTGACCTTCCCAGTTTTATTCGACTCATTGTGTAACTTCTCTTCGAATTTCATTTAATCTCTTAAAATTATCGCAACAAGTATGTCGAAAAATTGGAAGTTCATATGTCAGGAATAGTTATGCTTCTAAAAGAATTAGTGACTAAAGTTCTGTTTGACATGTTTTTCAAATAGTATGGAATCTTAAAATTGACAAATTAATGGACATAGTGCACTAAATATTCAGACATTTTTGGACTTTATACTGCTCAATATGACTTGCTTAATGGCCTTGTACAGGTTGGTGCAGATGATAAGGAAGTTCTGGATCAAATTGTTGATTCTTTAACTTCTCTTGCTAATCCAGATGAAAATCAAGGGTTGTTAGCTAATGATGCTAATAAAATCTCCCTGAAAGTTGGTAAAGTCCTGGAGAATGGCACTAAAAAGGACAACGATAGAACTAGGACTTCAGTTCTAATTGTTGGTGCAGGTCGGGTTTGCCGACCTGCTGCTGAATTCCTTTCTTCAGTTGGCAGCATTGCATCTTGTGAATGGTATAAAGCTTGCCTAGATACAGATTTTGAAGAGCAGAAAGATGTCCATATCATTGTTGCATCTCTTTATCTAAAGGATGCAGAAGAGGTATAAGCTCACACCTTGAATTTTTCTGCCAAAATTCTTGCATGTGGATAGCAATGATAATAACAATTATAGCAATAGCAGGTGTCTGTGTGTCCATCTTCTccttattttgatttcaattattGATCTTTCGCAGATCATTGACGGAATTTCTAATGCAAAAGCAGTTCAGCTTGATATCATGGACAATGAAAGTCTATGCAATTATATTTCACAGGTACCCTTCTCCAGTGGCTACTACACTTTAATATTGTCACTGAGAATTAAAATAAGATAAATAATATGGGTTCCAACATGATCTAGCGTATCCTAAGTGATCTGTAGCATGCACCTGTAATGTACTGATAGTAATCTAACAAAAAGAGGGTGCTATTAATTGTTGATTAGATGGAAAAGGGTTCTAacttctttaatatatatatcacTTAGAAATCAGCATCAATGATGGTCATTGGTAATGTATTCCCCCTATCTCCAGGATCACATGCAGTGAATATATCACAATCTTGTGTTGTTTAATTCTTTTCTTCCAATTGTGCAGGTTGAGGTTGTTATCAGCTTACTTCCCCCAAGTTGCCACATTGTTATAGCAAATGCATGCATCAAGGTAGTAACACTTTCTTAATATTTTCAGAATCATAGTCACTTTGGTTTAGTATACTACTCAGGCTTGCAGCGTGCAAATGTCTTAGATTGCATTTTTTAAAAGAATGTCAAGCAAGGAGACTTAAAATGCAATTTAGCAATTGAAAAATGTATTGAGTATAGCTGTAGCCTGGTGAAAATTGTCTTCACCAATTTAAATACAACGCTATTTGTCATCttttgaaatttcaaaaacattTGTGTTTGGTTCAGCTGCAAAAACATCTTGTCACTGCTAGCTATGTTGATGATTCTATGTCAGCACTAGATGAGAAGGCAAAAGCTGCTGATATTACAATACTTGGCGAGATGGGCTTAGACCCTGGAATAGGTAATTTTCCGATTGTTTTCTGTTTCTTCTATATCTCAACATCTGGACATGTTTAGGCGTGTGATTAGAGTAAtggaaaacatttttaaaaCTCCATGTTCTTGTGAAAAACTTACCTCTATCTACTGGTATTGAACTTCAGATAAGTTCTTGCATATAAAATGCTGAATGTGTTCAGGAATAATTAACCTGTATTTGGCTAGTTCGCTTCTCAAGTTTCCAATTACCTGAATTTGTTATATCAGATTTAAAAAGGCTTAATAAATTTAGTGTTGGCTGTTTACAGTTTTCTTATTCACAACCTTCAAATTATGATCTGCTGATTTGAATAGCCAATATATTTACCTGGATGTTTCACAAGAATGTAccaatttataaaatttgaacAACATAAAATGATGCTTCAGATCACATGATGGCAATGAAGATGATTAACGAAGCACGTGCTAGAAAGGGGATAATAAAGTCTTTTACTTCTTACTGTGGGGCTCTTCCATCTCCTGCAGCTGCCGATAACCCACTAGCATATAAATTCAGGTATTTCATGGAGCTTCTTCAACTGAAATGATTTCGtttctttttcaaaaaaaaaaaaaaaaagatctcgATGAAGGAGATAATATTTGGAtgatttataattttgttta comes from Euphorbia lathyris chromosome 8, ddEupLath1.1, whole genome shotgun sequence and encodes:
- the LOC136202315 gene encoding alpha-aminoadipic semialdehyde synthase isoform X3; its protein translation is MYWEKRFPRLLSTQQLQDLTRKGCPLIGIADISCDIGGSIEFINQTTSIDYPFFRYDPLNDSYHHDIEGNGVICSSVDILPTEFAKEASQHFGDILSQFIGGLASTTDITKLPSHLRRACIAHGGTLTPLFEYILRMRKSDSEDMPENSANSHSSKKKFNTLVSLSGHLFDKFLINEALDIIEAAGGSFHLVKCQVGQSADATSYSELEVGADDKEVLDQIVDSLTSLANPDENQGLLANDANKISLKVGKVLENGTKKDNDRTRTSVLIVGAGRVCRPAAEFLSSVGSIASCEWYKACLDTDFEEQKDVHIIVASLYLKDAEEIIDGISNAKAVQLDIMDNESLCNYISQVEVVISLLPPSCHIVIANACIKLQKHLVTASYVDDSMSALDEKAKAADITILGEMGLDPGIDHMMAMKMINEARARKGIIKSFTSYCGALPSPAAADNPLAYKFSWSPAGAIRAGRNPATYRSCGEIVHVEGDKLYDSASKLRIPQLPAFALECLPNRDSLVYGKVYGIEDASTIFRGTLRYEGFGKIMGTFARIGLFSTESHPLLGCEQRPTFRTFLNELLNFHVDGVDGSLLLGEKDIAEKIAKLGHCEDKETAIKAAKTIIILGLHDCTEIPATCKSAFDITCFRMEERLTYSSTEQDMVLLHHELEVEFPDNPPTEYHRGTLLEFGTTKNGKTITSMALTVGIPAAIGALLLLENKIKTRGVLRPILPEVYLPALSILQAQGIKLIEKID
- the LOC136202315 gene encoding alpha-aminoadipic semialdehyde synthase isoform X1 translates to MLGNGVVGILAESCNKWERRVPLTPSHCARLLNRGRDGSGVARIIVQPSTKRIHHDAMYEDVGCEISEDLSECGLIVGVKQPKLEMILPDRAYAFFSHTHKAQKENMPLLDKILTERASLYDYELIVGDHGKRLLAFGKYAGRAGLVDFLHGLGQRYLSLGYSTPFLSLGSSYMYSSLAAAKAAVISVAEEIATLGLPSGICPLVFVFTGSGNVSQGAQEIFKLLPHTFVDPSRLPELFAQASESSPTSRTLKRVYQVYGCIVTSKDMVEPAEPSKTFDKADYYAHPEQYKPIFHEKIGPYASVIVNCMYWEKRFPRLLSTQQLQDLTRKGCPLIGIADISCDIGGSIEFINQTTSIDYPFFRYDPLNDSYHHDIEGNGVICSSVDILPTEFAKEASQHFGDILSQFIGGLASTTDITKLPSHLRRACIAHGGTLTPLFEYILRMRKSDSEDMPENSANSHSSKKKFNTLVSLSGHLFDKFLINEALDIIEAAGGSFHLVKCQVGQSADATSYSELEVGADDKEVLDQIVDSLTSLANPDENQGLLANDANKISLKVGKVLENGTKKDNDRTRTSVLIVGAGRVCRPAAEFLSSVGSIASCEWYKACLDTDFEEQKDVHIIVASLYLKDAEEIIDGISNAKAVQLDIMDNESLCNYISQVEVVISLLPPSCHIVIANACIKLQKHLVTASYVDDSMSALDEKAKAADITILGEMGLDPGIDHMMAMKMINEARARKGIIKSFTSYCGALPSPAAADNPLAYKFSWSPAGAIRAGRNPATYRSCGEIVHVEGDKLYDSASKLRIPQLPAFALECLPNRDSLVYGKVYGIEDASTIFRGTLRYEGFGKIMGTFARIGLFSTESHPLLGCEQRPTFRTFLNELLNFHVDGVDGSLLLGEKDIAEKIAKLGHCEDKETAIKAAKTIIILGLHDCTEIPATCKSAFDITCFRMEERLTYSSTEQDMVLLHHELEVEFPDNPPTEYHRGTLLEFGTTKNGKTITSMALTVGIPAAIGALLLLENKIKTRGVLRPILPEVYLPALSILQAQGIKLIEKID
- the LOC136202315 gene encoding alpha-aminoadipic semialdehyde synthase isoform X2; the protein is MLGNGVVGILAESCNKWERRVPLTPSHCARLLNRGRDGSGVARIIVQPSTKRIHHDAMYEDVGCEISEDLSECGLIVGVKQPKLEMILPDRAYAFFSHTHKAQKENMPLLDKILTERASLYDYELIVGDHGKRLLAFGKYAGRAGLVDFLHGLGQRYLSLGYSTPFLSLGSSYMYSSLAAAKAAVISVAEEIATLGLPSGICPLVFVFTGSGNVSQGAQEIFKLLPHTFVDPSRLPELFAQASESSPTSRTLKRVYQVYGCIVTSKDMVEPAEPSKTFDKADYYAHPEQYKPIFHEKIGPYASVIGTELLVSHFGRRYDPLNDSYHHDIEGNGVICSSVDILPTEFAKEASQHFGDILSQFIGGLASTTDITKLPSHLRRACIAHGGTLTPLFEYILRMRKSDSEDMPENSANSHSSKKKFNTLVSLSGHLFDKFLINEALDIIEAAGGSFHLVKCQVGQSADATSYSELEVGADDKEVLDQIVDSLTSLANPDENQGLLANDANKISLKVGKVLENGTKKDNDRTRTSVLIVGAGRVCRPAAEFLSSVGSIASCEWYKACLDTDFEEQKDVHIIVASLYLKDAEEIIDGISNAKAVQLDIMDNESLCNYISQVEVVISLLPPSCHIVIANACIKLQKHLVTASYVDDSMSALDEKAKAADITILGEMGLDPGIDHMMAMKMINEARARKGIIKSFTSYCGALPSPAAADNPLAYKFSWSPAGAIRAGRNPATYRSCGEIVHVEGDKLYDSASKLRIPQLPAFALECLPNRDSLVYGKVYGIEDASTIFRGTLRYEGFGKIMGTFARIGLFSTESHPLLGCEQRPTFRTFLNELLNFHVDGVDGSLLLGEKDIAEKIAKLGHCEDKETAIKAAKTIIILGLHDCTEIPATCKSAFDITCFRMEERLTYSSTEQDMVLLHHELEVEFPDNPPTEYHRGTLLEFGTTKNGKTITSMALTVGIPAAIGALLLLENKIKTRGVLRPILPEVYLPALSILQAQGIKLIEKID